The Trypanosoma brucei brucei TREU927 chromosome 2, complete sequence genome has a window encoding:
- a CDS encoding glycosylphosphatidylinositol-specific phospholipase C (identical to SP:P09194: Variant-surface-glycoprotein phospholipase C (EC 3.1.4.47) (VSG lipase) (Glycosylphosphatidylinositol-specific phospholipase C) (GPI-PLC). {Trypanosoma brucei brucei}), which yields MFGGVKWSPQSWMSDTRSSIEKKCIGQVYMVGAHNAGTHGIQMFSPFGLDAPEKLRSLPPYVTFLLRFLTVGVSSRWGRCQNLSIRQLLDHGVRYLDLRMNISPDQENKIYTTHFHISVPLQEVLKDVKDFLTTPASANEFVILDFLHFYGFNESHTMKRFVEELQALEEFYIPTTVSLTTPLCNLWQSTRRIFLVVRPYVEYPYARLRSVALKSIWVNQMELNDLLDRLEELMTRDLEDVSIGGVPSKMYVTQAIGTPRNNDFAVAACCGACPGSHPDLYSAAKHKNPHLLQWFYDLNVNGVMRGERVTIRRGNNTHGNILLLDFVQEGTCTVKGVDKPMNAVALCVHLNTNQTARS from the coding sequence ATGTTTGGTGGTGTAAAGTGGTCACCGCAGTCATGGATGAGTGACACGCGGTCTTCCATTGAGAAGAAATGTATTGGTCAAGTATATATGGTAGGAGCACATAATGCAGGAACACACGGCATACAAATGTTTTCCCCGTTTGGATTAGATGCCCCTGAAAAGTTACGAAGCCTCCCTCCATATGTGACCTTTCTTTTAAGATTTCTTACTGTTGGTGTGAGCAGCAGATGGGGACGTTGTCAAAATCTTTCTATTCGACAGCTTTTGGATCATGGGGTGCGTTATCTCGACTTACGCATGAACATAAGTCCGGAtcaggaaaataaaatttacACAACGCATTTCCATATTTCTGTTCCACTACAAGAGGTTCTGAAGGATGTCAAGGATTTCTTGACCACACCTGCAAGCGCCAACGAATTTGTCATCCTCGATTTCTTGCATTTCTACGGATTTAATGAGAGCCATACGATGAAGCGCTTTGTTGAGGAGCTGCAAGCACTTGAGGAGTTTTACATTCCCACAACCGTCTCTTTAACCACACCACTTTGTAACCTCTGGCAGTCAACCAGAcgtatttttcttgttgtgaGACCTTATGTAGAATACCCTTATGCACGACTCCGCAGTGTTGCGCTTAAATCCATTTGGGTTAATCAAATGGAGTTGAATGATCTTCTCGACCGGTTGGAGGAACTCATGACGCGTGATTTGGAAGATGTCAGTATTGGCGGGGTTCCATCTAAAATGTACGTCACGCAAGCTATCGGTACGCCGCGAAATAACGACTTTGCGGTGGCAGCGTGTTGTGGCGCGTGTCCCGGTTCACATCCCGATTTGTATTCCGCTGCAAAGCATAAAAATCCACATCTTTTGCAGTGGTTTTATGATTTAAATGTTAATGGTGTTATGCGAGGGGAGCGTGTGACTATAAGACGGGGAAACAATACACATGGAAATATACTTTTGCTTGATTTCGTGCAAGA
- a CDS encoding ATP-dependent Clp protease subunit, heat shock protein 100 (HSP100), putative (3 frameshifts required for perfect match to SP:P31543: Heat shock protein 100 (CLP protein). {Trypanosoma brucei brucei}): MAHSDRQCTNAAQTALSDAVESARKHNNGFVDPAHLALVLFKNEDGLASRVLRKLNAGTVLEPLAARVGALPEQRPAPAVPSPSPAMVVVLNTAEQKRIEWGDSLIAVDHLLIGLFECKEVEAIMKAAHASKKAVEGALLELRKGKKVTSEFQEENYQALEKYATDLCKLAEEGKLDPVIGRTDEVLRTIRVLSRRTKNNPILIGEPGVGKTAIAEGIAQRIVRGDVPDTLLNTRLFSLDLGALIAGSSLRGEFEERLKSVLNEVKESSNGVILFIDEIHLVLGAGKSGGSMDAANLLKPMLARGELRTIGATTLEEYRTYVEKDAAFERRFMPVYVTEPSVEECISILRGLKDRYEAHHGVQITDNAVVVAAQLANRYITNRFMPDKAIDLIDEACANVRVQLSSRPEAIDILERKKRQLEIEAKALERDKEAASRERLKLVKADIQRVEEELQPLVSKYNDERQRIDELQEMQSRLDEKKNKLERAVRDGKMDLAADLQYNVIPLIQDRIRSLKEDIERQKATLVQEKVTEGDVAAVVARWTGIPVVKLSQTDRERLLNLSMHLHRRVKGQDEAVERVADAIIRARAGLSRPNSPTASFLFLGPTGVGKTELVKAVAAELFDDEKHMVRIDMSEYMEQHSVSRLIGAPPGYIGHDEGGQLTEPVRRRPHAVVLFDEVEKAHPNVYNVLLQVLDDGRLTDSRGRTVDFSNTIIVMTSNLGSEHLLNPEETNESYEVLRENVLAAVRSYFRPELINRLDDIVVFRRLRTEDLRGVVDNLIAGVNERLKSSGFSVLLDDGVKDFILEHGHDANMGARPLRRWIEKNIVTEIGRMLIAKELPPNSTLRVSLPEGGNKLTFGVKRGLTSDEWE, translated from the coding sequence CCACTCGCCGCACGAGTTGGTGCACTTCCGGAGCAGAGGCCCGCGCCCGCGGTTCCATCACCTTCTCCAGCGATGGTGGTTGTGCTCAACACCGCAGAGCAGAAGCGAATAGAGTGGGGTGACTCACTTATTGCTGTTGATCATCTTCTTATTGGGTTGTTTGAATGTAAGGAAGTTGAGGCCATCATGAAGGCCGCACACGCGTCGAAGAAAGCCGTTGAAGGTGCGCTTCTGGAGTTacgcaaaggaaagaaggttaCATCCGAATTCCAGGAGGAAAACTACCAAGCTCTTGAAAAATACGCAACCGACTTGTGTAAACTggcggaggaggggaaacttGATCCAGTGATTGGGCGGACTGATGAGGTTCTGCGCACAATACGCGTTCTATCGAgacgaacaaaaaacaacccAATTCTGATTGGTGAGCCCGGTGTCGGCAAGACTGCGATCGCGGAGGGAATTGCGCAGCGGATTGTACGTGGGGACGTGCCGGACACCTTGTTGAATAcacgtttgttttcccttgacCTCGGCGCCCTTATCGCTGGAAGCTCGCTTCGGGGCGAGTTTGAGGAGCGTCTCAAGAGTGTGCTAAACGAAGTGAAGGAGAGCTCCAATGgagttattttgtttattgatgAGATTCACCTCGTCCTCGGGGCAGGGAAGTCCGGTGGCTCGATGGATGCCGCAAATTTGCTGAAACCAATGCTCGCACGTGGAGAACTTCGTACTATTGGAGCGACTACACTGGAGGAGTATCGCACATATGTCGAGAAGGATGCCGCATTTGAGAGGCGCTTCATGCCTGTGTATGTTACAGAGCCCAGTGTTGAAGAGTGCATCAGCATCCTTCGTGGCCTAAAGGACCGGTATGAGGCACACCACGGTGTTCAAATTACTGACAATgcggttgttgttgcagcacAGCTGGCGAACCGTTACATCACAAACCGCTTCATGCCTGACAAGGCCATCGACCTCATTGATGAAGCGTGTGCCAATGTGAGGGTGCAGCTTTCATCGCGGCCGGAGGCGATTGACATCCTTGAGCGCAAGAAACGCCAGCTGGAGATTGAGGCGAAGGCTCTCGAACGTGACAAGGAAGCTGCTTCACGGGAGCGACTAAAACTTGTGAAGGCGGATATACAGCGCGTTGAGGAGGAGTTGCAACCACTTGTCAGCAAGTATAATGATGAGCGTCAACGTATTGATGAGCTTCAGGAGATGCAGTCGCGTCTTGATGAGAAGAAGAACAAACTGGAGCGCGCTGTGCGTGATGGCAAAATGGACTTGGCTGCAGACCTCCAGTACAATGTCATCCCCCTGATTCAGGACCGCATTCGGTCGTTGAAGGAGGACATTGAAAGACAGAAGGCCACATTGGTGCAGGAAAAGGTTACTGAAGGTGACGTCGCCGCTGTGGTTGCCCGCTGGACCGGCATCCCTGTGGTTAAATTGAGTCAGACGGATCGGGAACGGCTATTGAACCTTTCCATGCATCTCCACCGACGCGTGAAGGGACAAGATGAGGCGGTTGAGCGGGTTGCCGATGCTATTATTCGTGCTCGTGCGGGCCTGTCGCGGCCCAACTCCCCAACTGCCTCGTTTCTATTCCTTGGACCCACGGGTGTTGGAAAGACAGAACTGGTTAAAGCCGTTGCTGCCGAGTTGTTTGACGACGAAAAGCATATGGTACGCATTGACATGAGCGAGTATATGGAGCAACATTCGGTGTCACGGTTGATTGGTGCACCACCTGGTTACATTGGCCATGACGAGGGCGGACAGTTGACGGAACCAGTGCGGCGGCGCCCTCACGCCGTTGTGTTGTTTGATGAGGTGGAAAAGGCACATCCAAATGTGTACAATGTGCTACTGCAAGTACTGGATGATGGCCGCTTGACTGACTCGCGTGGACGGACGGTGGACTTCAGCAACACCATCATCGTCATGACATCTAACCTCGGCTCTGAGCACCTCTTGAACCCTGAGGAGACGAATGAATCTTATGAGGTACTGCGTGAGAATGTGTTGGCTGCCGTGCGGTCTTACTTCCGACCTGAGCTCATCAATCGCTTGGATGATATTGTTGTGTTCCGAAGACTTCGTACAGAAGACCTGCGGGGTGTCGTTGACAATCTTATCGCTGGCGTTAACGAGCGTCTCAAATCCAGTgggttttctgttttgctgGATGATGGTGTGAAGGATTTCATTTTGGAGCATGGCCACGATGCCAATATGGGCGCTCGCCCGCTACGCCGTTGGATCGAAAAGAACATCGTCACTGAAATCGGCCGCATGCTCATCGCGAAGGAGCTGCCACCAAACAGCACTTTACGAGTTTCACTTCCTGAAGGTGGGAACAAACTGACGTTTGGTGTGAAACGGGGGCTTACCAGTGACGAATGGGAATAA